In Dethiobacter alkaliphilus AHT 1, the DNA window CTGTTTCTTCCTCAAAGGCCTCTTCACCTTCCGGTTCTTCACCGCCATCTTCGGTTAATTCTTCTTCTTCACCATCAGGAACATCCGGCTCTGAATATTCAACTCCGTCCAAGTCTGCATAATTACCGTAGGGCAACTGCAGCTCATCAACTTCATGACAAACAAAACACATTTCCCATGCGGTTTCATCGGCAGCGCGGCCAAAACGCAGATGATACGTGTTCTCCGGAATATCTTCTTCTTCACCGCTAGGATACATTATCTTCAGTTCCCGGTCCATCATTAACAGGGTATCGGTACCGTGAGCGAAGTGGCAGGTAAGGCAAACCAAGCGCTGCTCAAAGTCATCAGTTTCCCAGTACCGGCTCTCCTCCAGTTTCAGCATATTTCCCCTGCCGGAAATGGTAAACTCATCGTCACCATTTTCCTCCGTACCGTTATCTCCGTTATCTCCGTTATCTCCGTTATCTCCGTTATCTCCGTTATCCCCACCGTCACCATTATCACCAACATCGGCAAGGACCATATTTGCATCGTCAAAGAGATGGGCAAGATTCTCATCGATAACATGGGTCCACATCGTCTCCGGGTCTTCCCTGTCACCATGTACCACAACGGTCTGATCCTGGTAGTTTTTATCCACATAGCCAGTATGGCATGCTGTACAGTATGCTACCGTCCCACCGTAATAGACCGTATCTTCCCAAATTATATTGCCTTCTTCATCCAGTTCGCGTTCCACTTCCATATCTAAAACTGTGGCCTGGCTAAAGAAGATAATATACCGTCCGTCTTTCAAGCCGTCCTCAATTAGTTCCTGCTCTTCTGCCGGCAGGTCGTCACTGATTTGCACATAACCTTCCGCGTAATGGACAAAGAACAAATCGGTAGCCTCAACCAGTTCGGAAGCTTCTACAACCTCATATATTACCAGCCCGTATTCTTCAAAATAAGGTGATTCAGTGTCATAGTAAAGCCAGGGAGATGTCTCATCCAATAAATCCGGCCGATACTTCTCCTCATCATATTGGTCAGGCACCAGCAAAACACCCTCATGCCTCTCGGCGCTACCGTTGATATTCATATTAAAGTGCCGCTCGCCGTAGGCTCCGTGGGGAGCATGGCAGGAACCACAGGTAAAGGGCTGGTCCCACCAACCTTCATCTTCCTCCGGAGCCCCGGCTCCCGGGGCCTCGCCTACCAGAACAAAACCGGTTGCTAAATGAAATGAAACGCCTCTGCGGCTGGAATTAGGCTGATTATCGCCGTCATAAAACCGGCCGCCCGGCAAAGCTGTATCATCATGGATATTGTAAGTATTCATGGAAGAGTCAAAATGGCAGGTAGAACAGGTATTATAGATAGACCGCTGGAAAATAAGCCCTTTTCCCTGACCTGTATGGGTCATATGGCATGAGGCACAGGAGTTGGTATTGACCGAGAAACCGGAATGTACCTTTTGTCCCTCTACATTACGGCTGTACCCGTCAAAACCGGCCACTTCATCGTATCCGGTTCGGTTGGCATTATATATGCCTTCCTCAGCCAGCTTAATCCTGTCAACCGGGTTATATTTATCGCCCCAGGCTGAGCCGGCGGCCACGCCAACACTGAATTTCATAAACGGCAAAAGCACTGCCATGGTCAGTGCTAGAATCCGCAGAGTGTTTTTATTAACCATGCAAGCCTTGCCTCCCCCAGATGATATTAATCAATATGTCCCCCGAATGCTTACACATGTACCATTCGACATTTAGGCCAAATGTCCTGTTAGTACAAATTATTTTTTTAACAAACAGCCTTCAAAACAGCACTATTTACAGGATTTTCACATTTAAAACCCAATTGCCACATTATATACGCTTATAACGATATTAATTCCTAAAACTAAAAAAAGAGCGAAATATTTCGCCCTTTCTTAGAATCCTGACACCCTGCATCCCAGTTCTTGCAGCGTATCCCAGAAGTTCGGGTAGGAAATAGCCACGCTTTCCGGCTCCTCTACCGTAACCGCCCCTTGTGCGGCCAAAGCCGCCACACAAAGGGACATGGCAATGCGATGATCCCCGCGGCTGTGGGCGATAGCGCCACTTAGTGGCCGTCCACCTTCCACCACAAATCCATCCTCTGTGGCAGTTACCGCCGCCCCCAGCTTGTCGAATTCTTCTACCACCGCAGCAATCCGGTCGGTCTCTTTTACCTTCAATTCCGCCGCATCGCGGACCACCGTCTTGCCCTTGGCAAACATGGCCGCCACCGCCAGCACCGGCAGCTCATCTATCAGCCGCGGCACAATATCACCGCCGATTTCCACTCCTTGCAGCTCTTTAGCCCGCACGCGGATATCGGCCACCGGTTCACCGCTTTCCACCCGCTCGTTAACCAGCTCCAGGTCGGCACCCATATCTTTTAGTACCTCCAGCACACCGGTACGGGTGGGATTGACGCCCACGTTCTTCACCAGCAAATCGGAGCCGGGCACAATGCTTGCCGCAACCAGAAAAAAGGCGGCAGAAGAGATATCACCGGGCACCCGGACGGTCTGTCCCTGCAGCTTGGGCTTACCATGAACCCGCACCGTATTGCCGTCTACCTCTACCTCGGCACCAAAAGCCGCCAGCATCCGCTCCGAATGGTCGCGGCTTTTCTCCGGTTCGGTCACCGCCGTTACCCCGTCGGCAAAAAGACCCGCCAACAGCACCGCAGATTTCACCTGGGCACTGGCCACCGGCGAATTATAATGAATGGGGCGCAA includes these proteins:
- a CDS encoding cytochrome c3 family protein → MVNKNTLRILALTMAVLLPFMKFSVGVAAGSAWGDKYNPVDRIKLAEEGIYNANRTGYDEVAGFDGYSRNVEGQKVHSGFSVNTNSCASCHMTHTGQGKGLIFQRSIYNTCSTCHFDSSMNTYNIHDDTALPGGRFYDGDNQPNSSRRGVSFHLATGFVLVGEAPGAGAPEEDEGWWDQPFTCGSCHAPHGAYGERHFNMNINGSAERHEGVLLVPDQYDEEKYRPDLLDETSPWLYYDTESPYFEEYGLVIYEVVEASELVEATDLFFVHYAEGYVQISDDLPAEEQELIEDGLKDGRYIIFFSQATVLDMEVERELDEEGNIIWEDTVYYGGTVAYCTACHTGYVDKNYQDQTVVVHGDREDPETMWTHVIDENLAHLFDDANMVLADVGDNGDGGDNGDNGDNGDNGDNGDNGTEENGDDEFTISGRGNMLKLEESRYWETDDFEQRLVCLTCHFAHGTDTLLMMDRELKIMYPSGEEEDIPENTYHLRFGRAADETAWEMCFVCHEVDELQLPYGNYADLDGVEYSEPDVPDGEEEELTEDGGEEPEGEEAFEEETGDDVSPQEPEGEPDGSGEVEPENGSDTEPDGTDGDKPENGTDEKKESDGEPEGDKEEEEPLDDPDGEAAILREDDSEKDETETESEE
- the aroA gene encoding 3-phosphoshikimate 1-carboxyvinyltransferase, encoding MSVTIEGAGPLTGEITVPGDKSVSHRAVLLGSLANGETRISGFLTGEDCLSTVSCMQKLGVPVQVNGSDVTVNGVGLEGLREPEDILDCGNSGTTARLLLGVLAGQPFYSVMTGDSSLRKRPMGRVTKPLKQMGAEILGRDDGKLLPLSVLHGRLRPIHYNSPVASAQVKSAVLLAGLFADGVTAVTEPEKSRDHSERMLAAFGAEVEVDGNTVRVHGKPKLQGQTVRVPGDISSAAFFLVAASIVPGSDLLVKNVGVNPTRTGVLEVLKDMGADLELVNERVESGEPVADIRVRAKELQGVEIGGDIVPRLIDELPVLAVAAMFAKGKTVVRDAAELKVKETDRIAAVVEEFDKLGAAVTATEDGFVVEGGRPLSGAIAHSRGDHRIAMSLCVAALAAQGAVTVEEPESVAISYPNFWDTLQELGCRVSGF